The Streptomyces sp. NBC_01197 genome window below encodes:
- a CDS encoding DUF6113 family protein, whose product MSMNQGYTGMAAPPNPRRIAAYFGLAVLGALTGLAGALVQAGWFPGGLVLALLGAAAVFYGGRVATGTAIGAGAPAVGWLVAVILLTATRPEGDFVFGAGTASYVFLLGGMVAAVICATVRKVPRPEPDSARPGK is encoded by the coding sequence ATGAGTATGAACCAGGGCTATACGGGCATGGCGGCCCCGCCGAACCCCCGCCGTATCGCTGCCTACTTCGGGCTGGCCGTCCTCGGTGCGCTGACCGGACTCGCGGGCGCGCTCGTGCAGGCGGGCTGGTTCCCCGGTGGCCTGGTGCTCGCGCTGCTGGGCGCCGCGGCCGTGTTCTACGGCGGCCGGGTCGCGACCGGTACGGCGATCGGGGCCGGGGCCCCCGCCGTCGGGTGGCTGGTCGCCGTCATACTGCTGACCGCCACCCGCCCGGAGGGCGACTTCGTCTTCGGTGCGGGAACGGCCTCGTACGTCTTCCTGCTGGGTGGGATGGTGGCCGCTGTGATCTGTGCCACCGTGCGCAAAGTGCCGCGGCCGGAGCCGGATTCCGCCCGACCTGGCAAGTGA
- the mshB gene encoding N-acetyl-1-D-myo-inositol-2-amino-2-deoxy-alpha-D-glucopyranoside deacetylase: MTDLPDRPTDLPGRRLLLVHAHPDDESINNGATMAAYAAEGAHVTLVTCTLGEEGEIIPPGLAHLASDRDDGLGAHRIGELAAAMRELGVTDHRFLGGPGRFRDSGMMGVAQNHREGAFWNTAVDDAAAYLVEVIRSVRPQVLVTYDTNGGYGHPDHIQAHRVAMRGADLAAEPGFRPDLGEPHTIAKIYWNRVPRSVAEEGFARLRAAGAGFPGIADVGDVPGVVDDAVVTTEVDGTAYADAKSAAMRAHATQIAVDGPFFALSNDLGQPLFTRECYELVRGTSGAPDGERETDLFAGITADSAASATAGSAGAASSAASATAGSAGAASSTTGSTGADE; this comes from the coding sequence ATGACGGACCTCCCCGACCGGCCGACGGACCTCCCTGGCCGGCGCCTGCTGCTGGTGCACGCGCACCCCGACGACGAGTCGATCAACAACGGCGCCACCATGGCCGCGTACGCCGCCGAGGGTGCCCACGTCACCCTGGTGACCTGCACTCTCGGCGAGGAGGGCGAGATCATCCCGCCCGGACTCGCACACCTGGCGTCCGACCGCGATGACGGTCTGGGCGCCCATCGCATCGGCGAACTGGCCGCCGCGATGCGGGAGCTGGGCGTCACGGACCACCGCTTCCTCGGCGGCCCGGGCCGCTTCCGGGACTCGGGGATGATGGGTGTCGCGCAGAACCACCGCGAGGGCGCCTTCTGGAACACGGCGGTGGACGACGCGGCCGCCTACCTCGTCGAGGTGATCCGCTCCGTACGGCCGCAGGTCCTGGTGACGTACGACACCAACGGCGGCTATGGCCATCCCGACCACATCCAGGCCCACCGCGTCGCGATGCGCGGTGCCGATCTCGCGGCCGAGCCCGGCTTCCGGCCGGACCTCGGTGAACCGCACACGATCGCGAAGATCTACTGGAACCGGGTGCCGCGGTCGGTGGCCGAGGAGGGCTTCGCCCGGCTGCGGGCGGCCGGTGCCGGGTTCCCGGGGATCGCGGATGTCGGTGATGTGCCGGGGGTCGTGGATGACGCGGTCGTCACCACGGAGGTCGACGGGACCGCGTACGCCGACGCCAAGTCGGCCGCGATGCGGGCGCACGCCACCCAGATCGCGGTGGACGGCCCGTTCTTCGCGCTCTCCAACGACCTGGGCCAGCCGCTCTTCACGCGCGAGTGCTATGAACTGGTGCGGGGCACGTCCGGAGCGCCGGACGGCGAGCGCGAGACGGACCTCTTCGCGGGCATCACGGCGGACAGCGCGGCGAGCGCGACGGCCGGCAGCGCGGGAGCGGCAAGCAGCGCGGCGAGCGCTACGGCGGGCAGCGCGGGAGCGGCAAGCAGCACAACGGGCAGCACAGGAGCGGACGAATGA
- a CDS encoding S9 family peptidase, translating into MTSNEHSFPRRFARTQRFTLGAPRAFTVSPDGNRVVYLRSPTGTDRANRLWVLDLAQGARERVAADPEALLGGAAEQLSAGERARRERSREGSAGIVGYAVDEAAELAVFALSGRLFTAGLRVGGTREIRVPGPVIDPRPSPDGSLVAYVTGGALRVVGTKPADGADSADDRALAEPEGAHITYGLAEFVAAEEMQRSRGFWWAPDSRSLLVARADESAVQRWWIADPAHPGQEPAQVGYPAAGTPNAEVRLFHYALDGTRTEVVWDRVRHPYLAAVHWSSDGAPLLLVQARDQRSQRYLGVDTESGTTRTLHVDEDPVWLDLFPGVPARSAAGGLVRIADEGGARVLAVGDRLLTGPELHVRAVLDVSVDDVLVSASAGEAAADPETGEIHVYRVNELGVERLSAGPGVHSAVRSGGVTVLLSARTERPGTDVRVLRDGKEVATVASYAETPGLTPRVRLTEGGARKIPCAVLLPSGHRESDGALPVLLDPYGGPHGQRVVAAHNAHLTSQWFADQGFAVVVADGRGTPGRSPAWEKAIKDDFTLTLDDQIDALHGLAGQGFPLDLDRVAIRGWSYGGYLAALAVLRRPDVFHAAVAGAPVTDWRLYDTHYTERYLGDPGEQPEVYAASALVTDDGLSAPENRARPLMVIHGLADDNVVAAHTLRLSSALLAAGRPHEVLPLSGVTHMTPQEQVAENLLLLQVDFLKRSLGLAPR; encoded by the coding sequence ATGACATCGAACGAACACTCCTTTCCGCGCCGGTTCGCCAGGACCCAGCGCTTCACGCTCGGTGCCCCACGCGCCTTCACGGTGTCGCCCGACGGCAACCGGGTCGTCTACCTGCGCTCCCCCACCGGAACGGACCGGGCGAACCGGCTCTGGGTGCTCGACCTCGCACAGGGCGCACGGGAGCGCGTCGCCGCCGACCCGGAGGCGCTGCTCGGCGGTGCGGCCGAGCAGCTCTCGGCCGGGGAGCGGGCGCGCCGCGAGCGGAGCAGGGAGGGCTCGGCGGGCATCGTCGGGTACGCGGTCGACGAAGCGGCCGAACTGGCCGTGTTCGCCCTGTCCGGACGGTTGTTCACAGCCGGGCTGCGGGTCGGCGGCACCCGGGAGATCCGGGTCCCGGGGCCGGTCATCGACCCCAGGCCGTCCCCGGACGGCAGCCTTGTCGCCTATGTGACCGGCGGCGCGCTGCGCGTCGTGGGGACGAAGCCGGCGGACGGTGCGGACTCCGCGGACGACAGGGCGCTCGCCGAGCCGGAGGGCGCGCACATCACGTACGGGCTCGCGGAGTTCGTCGCGGCCGAGGAGATGCAGCGCTCGCGCGGCTTCTGGTGGGCGCCCGACTCGCGGAGCCTCCTGGTGGCGCGGGCCGACGAAAGCGCCGTACAGCGCTGGTGGATCGCCGATCCGGCGCACCCCGGGCAGGAGCCCGCGCAGGTCGGATATCCGGCGGCCGGCACCCCCAACGCCGAGGTACGGCTCTTCCATTACGCCCTCGACGGCACCCGCACCGAGGTGGTCTGGGACCGCGTACGGCACCCGTATCTGGCGGCCGTGCACTGGTCGTCCGACGGCGCCCCGCTGCTGCTCGTCCAGGCCCGCGACCAGCGCAGCCAGCGCTATCTGGGGGTCGACACGGAGTCAGGCACCACCAGGACCCTGCATGTCGACGAGGACCCGGTGTGGCTCGACCTCTTCCCCGGGGTGCCCGCCAGGTCGGCCGCCGGCGGGCTGGTCCGGATCGCCGACGAGGGCGGCGCCCGGGTGCTCGCGGTCGGCGACCGGCTGCTCACAGGACCGGAGTTGCACGTACGGGCGGTGCTGGACGTCTCCGTTGACGACGTACTGGTCTCCGCGTCGGCGGGCGAGGCCGCCGCCGACCCCGAGACCGGTGAGATCCATGTCTACCGGGTCAACGAGCTGGGGGTCGAGCGTCTTTCGGCGGGGCCCGGCGTGCACTCGGCGGTGCGTTCCGGCGGTGTCACGGTGCTTCTGTCGGCCCGTACGGAGCGGCCGGGCACGGATGTCCGGGTGCTGCGGGACGGCAAGGAGGTGGCGACGGTCGCCTCCTACGCGGAGACGCCGGGCCTCACCCCCCGCGTGAGGCTCACCGAAGGGGGCGCACGAAAAATTCCGTGCGCCGTCCTGCTCCCGAGCGGCCACCGGGAATCCGACGGCGCCCTCCCGGTGCTCCTCGACCCGTACGGCGGCCCGCACGGCCAGCGGGTGGTCGCCGCGCACAACGCGCACCTCACGTCGCAGTGGTTCGCCGACCAGGGATTCGCGGTGGTCGTCGCGGACGGCCGGGGCACCCCGGGCCGCTCCCCCGCGTGGGAGAAGGCCATCAAGGACGACTTCACACTCACGCTCGACGACCAGATCGACGCCCTGCACGGCCTGGCCGGCCAGGGCTTCCCGCTGGACCTGGACCGGGTGGCCATCCGCGGCTGGTCGTACGGCGGCTATCTCGCCGCACTCGCGGTGCTGCGCCGCCCCGACGTGTTCCACGCGGCTGTCGCCGGCGCCCCGGTCACCGACTGGCGGCTGTACGACACGCACTACACCGAGCGCTATCTCGGCGATCCGGGCGAGCAGCCCGAGGTGTACGCGGCGAGCGCGCTCGTCACCGACGACGGCCTCTCGGCGCCGGAGAATCGGGCCCGGCCGCTGATGGTCATCCACGGCCTGGCGGACGACAACGTCGTCGCGGCCCACACCCTGCGGCTCTCGTCGGCGCTTCTCGCCGCGGGGCGCCCGCACGAGGTGCTGCCGCTCTCCGGGGTCACGCATATGACGCCGCAGGAACAGGTGGCGGAGAATCTGCTGCTGCTCCAGGTCGACTTCCTCAAGCGGTCCCTGGGCCTGGCACCGCGCTAG
- a CDS encoding ABC transporter ATP-binding protein, whose protein sequence is MAHEATIPAPRDKAPRQGEVLLSAEGLTKHFPIMGGFPFKRRIGAVQAVDGIDLSLHAGESFGLVGESGCGKSTTGRVLTRLLEPTAGRLVYRGQDITRAGRRQLAPVRPEIQMIFQDPYSSLNPRQTVGKIIGGPMEINGLRPKGGREHRIRELLEIVGLNPEHYNRFPHEFSGGQRQRIGVARALALEPKLIVADEPVSALDVSIQAQVVNLLQELQRELDIAFLFIAHDLAIVRHFSDRVAVMYLGKIVEVGDRDSIYQQPRHPYTHALLSAVPEAALVSDEERAAHQRIRLAGDVPSPISPPSGCRFRTRCWKAQDKCATEEPPLVRIDGSRDGHLTACHFPEDPTTEREEEIILDPALRDLEADQSGPGAPGVEAADAS, encoded by the coding sequence ATGGCGCACGAGGCCACCATTCCCGCTCCCCGCGACAAGGCGCCCCGCCAGGGTGAGGTACTGCTCTCCGCCGAGGGGCTGACCAAGCACTTCCCCATCATGGGCGGCTTCCCCTTCAAGCGCAGGATCGGCGCCGTCCAGGCCGTCGACGGCATCGACCTCTCGCTGCACGCCGGCGAGAGCTTCGGCCTGGTGGGCGAGTCGGGGTGCGGCAAGTCCACCACCGGACGGGTGCTGACCCGGCTGCTCGAACCGACCGCCGGCCGGCTGGTCTACCGGGGCCAGGACATCACCCGCGCGGGCCGCAGGCAGTTGGCACCGGTCCGCCCCGAGATCCAGATGATCTTCCAGGACCCCTACTCGTCGCTCAACCCCCGCCAGACCGTCGGCAAGATCATCGGCGGCCCGATGGAGATCAACGGCCTCCGCCCCAAGGGCGGCCGGGAGCACCGGATCCGTGAGCTCCTGGAGATCGTGGGCCTCAACCCCGAGCACTACAACCGCTTCCCGCACGAGTTCTCCGGTGGCCAGCGTCAGCGCATCGGCGTCGCCCGCGCCCTCGCACTCGAACCGAAGCTCATCGTCGCCGACGAACCGGTCTCCGCGCTCGACGTCTCCATCCAGGCCCAGGTCGTCAACCTCCTCCAGGAACTCCAGCGCGAGCTGGACATCGCGTTCCTCTTCATCGCTCACGACCTCGCGATCGTCCGGCACTTCTCGGACCGCGTCGCCGTCATGTACCTCGGCAAGATCGTCGAGGTGGGCGACCGGGACTCCATCTACCAGCAGCCGCGCCACCCGTACACACACGCCCTGCTCTCGGCGGTCCCGGAGGCCGCGCTCGTCAGCGACGAGGAACGCGCGGCCCACCAGCGCATCCGGCTCGCGGGCGACGTGCCGTCGCCGATCTCGCCGCCGTCGGGCTGCCGGTTCCGTACCCGCTGCTGGAAGGCGCAGGACAAGTGCGCGACCGAGGAGCCCCCGCTGGTACGGATCGACGGCAGCCGGGACGGGCACCTGACGGCCTGCCACTTCCCCGAGGACCCGACGACGGAGCGCGAGGAGGAGATCATCCTCGACCCGGCGCTGCGGGACCTGGAGGCGGACCAGAGCGGTCCTGGCGCTCCCGGGGTGGAGGCCGCGGACGCCTCGTAG
- a CDS encoding ABC transporter ATP-binding protein translates to MHADHPRRDVEREEAEAQRDLMEKSHAEIAFHEKEPILEVRDLVKHYPLTQGILFKKQVGAVKAVDGVSFALTRGETLGIVGESGCGKSTVARMLVNLEPPTHGSIRYKGEDITKMSGRALKAVRRNIQMVFQDPYTSLNPRMTVGDIIGEPYEIHPEVAPRGDRRRKVQDLLDVVGLNPEYINRYPHQFSGGQRQRIGIARGLALNPEIIVADEPVSALDVSVQAQVINLLGRLQKEFDLAYVFIAHDLSIVRHISSRVGVMYLGRIVEVGSDAEIYEHPTHPYTQALLSAVPVPDPEARDRRERIILVGDVPSPANPPSGCRFRTRCWKAQERCAQEVPALAVPEVFRTVEGPVHHDSACHFAEEIQVVPDTGGGPDEGPTWPPEEGPADPSGPSSGSSPGPSSGATPA, encoded by the coding sequence ATGCACGCTGACCACCCGCGGCGCGACGTGGAACGTGAGGAGGCCGAGGCGCAACGCGACCTGATGGAGAAGTCGCACGCGGAGATCGCCTTCCACGAGAAGGAGCCCATTCTCGAAGTCCGCGACCTGGTCAAGCACTACCCGCTCACGCAGGGAATCCTGTTCAAGAAGCAGGTCGGCGCGGTCAAGGCCGTCGACGGGGTATCGTTCGCGCTCACCCGGGGCGAGACACTCGGCATCGTGGGCGAGTCCGGCTGCGGCAAGTCGACCGTGGCCAGGATGCTGGTCAACCTGGAGCCCCCGACGCACGGTTCGATCCGTTACAAGGGCGAGGACATCACCAAGATGTCCGGGCGCGCGCTCAAGGCCGTACGCCGGAACATCCAGATGGTCTTCCAGGACCCCTACACCTCGCTCAACCCCCGGATGACGGTCGGCGACATCATCGGGGAGCCGTACGAGATCCACCCCGAGGTCGCGCCCAGGGGCGACCGGCGCCGGAAGGTCCAGGACCTGCTGGACGTCGTCGGGCTCAACCCGGAGTACATCAACCGCTATCCGCACCAGTTCTCGGGCGGCCAGCGCCAGCGCATCGGCATCGCGCGCGGCCTCGCCCTCAACCCCGAGATCATCGTGGCCGACGAGCCGGTCTCCGCGCTCGACGTGTCCGTGCAGGCGCAGGTCATCAACCTGCTGGGGCGGCTCCAGAAGGAGTTCGACCTGGCGTACGTGTTCATCGCGCACGACCTGTCGATCGTCCGGCACATCTCCAGCCGGGTCGGCGTGATGTACCTGGGGCGGATCGTCGAGGTCGGCTCGGACGCGGAGATCTACGAGCACCCCACCCACCCGTACACACAGGCGCTGCTCTCGGCGGTGCCGGTGCCCGACCCGGAGGCACGGGACCGGCGCGAGCGGATCATCCTGGTCGGCGATGTGCCGTCGCCCGCCAACCCGCCGTCCGGCTGCCGCTTCCGTACCCGCTGCTGGAAGGCGCAGGAGCGGTGCGCGCAGGAGGTGCCGGCGCTTGCGGTGCCCGAGGTGTTCCGGACCGTGGAGGGGCCGGTTCACCACGACTCGGCCTGCCACTTCGCCGAGGAGATCCAGGTCGTGCCGGACACCGGGGGCGGACCGGACGAGGGCCCGACGTGGCCGCCGGAGGAGGGCCCGGCCGACCCCTCCGGGCCCTCCTCCGGTTCGTCTCCAGGACCCTCGTCCGGCGCGACGCCCGCATAG
- a CDS encoding ABC transporter ATP-binding protein — MLLEVRDLHVEFHTRDGVAKAVNGVDCTVDSGETLAVLGESGSGKSVTAQAVMGILDMPPGRIAGGEILFQGQDLLKLKEEERRKIRGAKMAMIFQDALSSLNPVLSVGEQLGEMFIVHKGMSRKDARAKAVELMATVRIPAAKERVGQYPHQFSGGMRQRIMIAMALALEPDLIIADEPTTALDVTVQAQVMDLLAELQREFNMGLILITHDLGVVADVADKIAVMYAGRIVETSPVHPIYKAPAHPYTKGLLESIPRLDQKGQELYAIKGLPPNLLHIPPGCAFHPRCPLAQEVCRTDVPPLYEVSPERRSACHFWKETLNAR; from the coding sequence ATGCTGCTCGAAGTACGCGATCTGCACGTGGAGTTCCACACCCGCGACGGGGTCGCGAAGGCGGTGAACGGCGTCGACTGCACGGTGGACTCCGGTGAGACGCTCGCCGTCCTCGGTGAATCGGGCTCGGGCAAGTCGGTCACCGCCCAGGCCGTCATGGGGATCCTCGATATGCCACCGGGCAGGATCGCGGGCGGCGAGATCCTCTTCCAGGGGCAGGATCTGCTGAAGCTCAAGGAGGAGGAGCGGCGCAAGATCCGCGGCGCGAAGATGGCGATGATCTTCCAGGACGCCCTCTCCTCGCTCAACCCGGTGCTCAGCGTGGGGGAGCAGCTCGGCGAGATGTTCATCGTCCACAAGGGCATGTCCCGCAAGGACGCAAGGGCCAAGGCCGTCGAGCTGATGGCCACGGTACGGATCCCGGCGGCCAAGGAGCGGGTCGGCCAGTACCCGCACCAGTTCTCCGGCGGGATGCGCCAGCGCATCATGATCGCCATGGCGCTGGCCCTGGAGCCGGACCTGATCATCGCCGACGAACCGACCACGGCCCTCGACGTGACCGTCCAGGCGCAGGTGATGGACCTGCTCGCCGAACTCCAGCGGGAGTTCAACATGGGGCTGATCCTGATCACCCACGACCTGGGCGTGGTGGCGGACGTCGCGGACAAGATCGCGGTGATGTACGCGGGCCGGATCGTCGAGACATCGCCGGTCCACCCGATCTACAAGGCACCGGCCCACCCGTACACCAAGGGCCTCCTCGAATCGATCCCGCGCCTCGACCAGAAGGGCCAGGAGCTCTACGCGATCAAGGGCCTGCCCCCGAATCTGCTGCACATCCCGCCCGGCTGCGCCTTCCACCCCCGCTGCCCGCTGGCCCAGGAGGTGTGCCGCACCGACGTACCGCCCCTGTACGAAGTGTCCCCGGAGCGCCGGAGCGCCTGCCACTTCTGGAAGGAGACGCTCAATGCACGCTGA
- a CDS encoding ABC transporter permease, which yields MPEPQNSDEAISAAGAGGATDLAMGEGVTLENPQDGGGPGPDEPARSLWSDAWRDLRRNPIFIISGLIIIFLVVISIWPQLIATQNPLACNLDKAQEGPQPGHPFGFTGQGCDVYTRTVYGARQSVTVGVCATVGVALIGSVLGGLAGFFGGAGDAVLSRVTDIFFGIPVVLGGLVLLSVVTSSTVWPVIGFMVLLGWPQIARIARGSVITAKQNDYVQAARALGASNSRMLLRHIAPNAVAPVIVVATIALGTYISLEATLSFLGVGLKPPTVSWGIDISAASPYIRNAPHMLLWPAGALAVTVLAFIMLGDAVRDALDPKLR from the coding sequence ATGCCTGAGCCGCAGAATTCCGACGAAGCGATCTCCGCCGCGGGGGCCGGCGGCGCCACCGACCTCGCCATGGGTGAGGGCGTCACGCTGGAGAACCCGCAGGACGGGGGCGGACCCGGGCCCGACGAACCGGCCCGCAGTCTCTGGTCCGACGCCTGGCGCGACCTGCGCCGCAACCCCATCTTCATCATCTCGGGGCTGATCATCATCTTCCTCGTGGTGATCTCGATCTGGCCCCAGCTCATCGCCACCCAGAACCCGCTCGCCTGCAACCTGGACAAGGCCCAGGAGGGCCCCCAGCCCGGCCACCCCTTCGGCTTCACCGGACAGGGCTGCGACGTCTACACCCGTACGGTCTACGGCGCCCGGCAGTCCGTGACGGTCGGTGTCTGCGCGACGGTCGGGGTGGCCCTCATCGGCAGCGTCCTGGGCGGCCTCGCCGGCTTCTTCGGCGGCGCGGGCGACGCGGTCCTCTCCCGGGTCACCGACATCTTCTTCGGTATCCCGGTGGTGCTCGGTGGTCTGGTGCTGCTGTCCGTGGTCACCAGCAGCACCGTCTGGCCGGTGATCGGCTTCATGGTGCTCCTCGGCTGGCCGCAGATCGCGCGGATCGCGCGCGGCTCCGTCATCACCGCCAAACAGAACGACTACGTCCAGGCCGCGCGGGCGCTCGGCGCCTCCAACTCCCGGATGCTGCTGCGCCACATCGCGCCGAACGCGGTCGCCCCGGTGATCGTCGTGGCGACCATCGCACTCGGTACGTACATCTCGCTGGAGGCGACCCTGTCCTTCCTCGGCGTCGGCCTGAAGCCCCCGACCGTCTCCTGGGGCATCGACATCTCCGCGGCCTCCCCGTACATCCGCAACGCCCCGCACATGCTGCTCTGGCCGGCCGGTGCGCTGGCGGTCACGGTGCTCGCCTTCATCATGCTCGGCGACGCGGTGCGCGACGCCCTCGACCCCAAGCTGCGCTGA
- a CDS encoding ABC transporter permease produces the protein MGRYVIRRLLQMIPVFIGATLLIFLMVNVMGDPVAGLCGDRACDPATAAQLRSEFGLDKPVWQQYLTYMGNVFTGDFGTAFNGEKVTDLMGSAFPVTIRLTIVAIIFEVIIGIALGVITGLKRGHPVDSSVLLLTLVVISVPTFVTGLLAQLLFGVQWGLIKPAVSPAAPFNELILPGLVLASVSLAYVTRLTRTSIAENRRADYVRTATAKGLRKRRIIVRHLLRNSLIPVVTFIGTDIGALMGGAIVTERIFNIHGVGYQLYQGIVRQNSQTVVGFVTVLVIVFLVANLIVDLLYAVLDPRIRYA, from the coding sequence ATGGGACGTTATGTGATCAGGCGTCTGCTGCAGATGATCCCGGTCTTCATCGGCGCGACGCTGCTGATCTTCCTGATGGTGAACGTGATGGGCGACCCCGTCGCGGGACTCTGCGGCGACCGCGCCTGCGACCCGGCGACCGCCGCCCAGCTGCGCAGCGAGTTCGGCCTCGACAAGCCCGTGTGGCAGCAGTACCTGACCTACATGGGCAACGTCTTCACCGGCGACTTCGGCACCGCGTTCAACGGTGAGAAGGTCACCGACCTGATGGGCAGCGCCTTCCCGGTCACCATCCGGCTCACCATCGTCGCCATCATCTTCGAGGTGATCATCGGCATCGCCCTCGGTGTGATCACGGGGCTCAAGCGCGGACATCCGGTCGACTCGTCCGTCCTGCTGCTCACCCTGGTCGTCATCTCGGTGCCGACCTTCGTCACCGGTCTGCTGGCCCAGCTGCTGTTCGGGGTGCAGTGGGGGCTCATCAAACCCGCGGTCTCACCTGCGGCCCCGTTCAACGAGCTGATCCTCCCCGGGTTGGTGCTCGCGTCCGTGTCACTCGCGTACGTCACCCGGCTGACCAGGACCTCGATCGCGGAGAACCGGCGCGCCGACTACGTCAGAACGGCCACCGCCAAAGGGCTCCGCAAGCGCCGCATCATCGTCCGGCACCTGCTGCGCAACTCGCTGATCCCCGTCGTGACCTTCATCGGGACCGACATCGGGGCCCTGATGGGCGGTGCCATCGTCACCGAGCGCATCTTCAACATCCACGGCGTCGGCTACCAGCTCTACCAGGGCATCGTCCGCCAGAACAGCCAGACCGTCGTCGGCTTCGTCACCGTCCTCGTCATCGTCTTCCTGGTGGCGAACCTCATCGTCGACCTCCTCTACGCCGTTCTCGACCCGAGGATCCGGTATGCCTGA
- a CDS encoding peptide ABC transporter substrate-binding protein: MRGAAHAKWAACAVAVALAATACGGGGSSGGSGGANGVLSSSWGDPQNPLEPANTNEVQGGKVLDMIFRGLKKYDPKTGKAENMLASSVTTKDSVNFKITIKKGWTFSNGEKITAKSFVDAWNYGADLKHNQKDAYFFAYIDGYDKVHPDSGSAKASTLSGLKVVNDTTFTVKLNQKFSTFPDTLGYPAFAPLPTAFYKNHSAWLSKPIGNGPYTVDSYTKGSQMSLRKWDKYPGSDKAQNGGVDLKVYTDNNTAYTDLTAGNLDLVDDVPAAQLKNVKADLNGRYINTPAGIIQTLAFPFYRPEWNTAGAKKVRIGLSMAINRPQITKTIFQNTRTPATDWTSPVLGASGGYKAGLCGASCTYNPTEAKKLVKEGGGIPGGQLKLSYNADTGSHKEWIDAICNNINNTLGNDKACVGNPIGTFADFRNQITAKKMTGPFRAGWQMDYPLIQNFLQPLYYTNASSNDGHWTNKSFDNLVNQANAETDKATAVKKFQDAEGVVRDNMAAIPLWYQNGSAGYSDRVSNVALNPFSVPVYNEIKVH, from the coding sequence ATGCGCGGAGCCGCACACGCCAAGTGGGCCGCATGCGCGGTCGCCGTCGCACTCGCGGCGACGGCCTGCGGCGGCGGAGGAAGCAGTGGCGGAAGTGGCGGGGCGAACGGGGTGCTCAGCTCCTCCTGGGGTGATCCGCAGAACCCGCTGGAGCCGGCGAACACCAACGAGGTCCAGGGCGGCAAGGTCCTCGACATGATCTTCCGGGGCCTGAAGAAGTACGACCCGAAGACCGGCAAGGCCGAGAACATGCTGGCCTCCAGCGTCACGACCAAGGACTCGGTCAACTTCAAGATCACGATCAAGAAGGGCTGGACGTTCAGCAACGGCGAGAAGATCACCGCCAAGTCCTTCGTCGACGCCTGGAACTACGGCGCGGATCTGAAGCACAACCAGAAGGACGCCTACTTCTTCGCCTATATCGACGGTTACGACAAGGTCCACCCGGACTCCGGCAGCGCGAAGGCCTCTACGCTCTCCGGGCTCAAGGTGGTCAACGACACCACCTTCACGGTGAAGCTGAACCAGAAGTTCTCCACGTTCCCCGACACCCTCGGGTACCCGGCCTTCGCCCCGCTGCCCACGGCGTTCTACAAGAACCACTCCGCCTGGCTCTCCAAGCCGATCGGCAACGGCCCGTACACCGTGGACTCGTACACCAAGGGCTCGCAGATGAGCCTGCGCAAGTGGGACAAGTACCCGGGCTCCGACAAGGCGCAGAACGGCGGCGTCGACCTCAAGGTCTACACGGACAACAACACCGCCTACACCGACCTGACCGCGGGCAACCTCGACCTGGTCGACGATGTCCCCGCCGCGCAGCTCAAGAACGTCAAGGCCGACCTGAACGGGCGCTACATCAACACCCCCGCGGGCATCATCCAGACCCTCGCGTTCCCCTTCTACCGCCCCGAGTGGAACACCGCGGGCGCCAAGAAGGTGCGGATCGGGCTGTCGATGGCGATCAACCGGCCGCAGATCACCAAGACGATCTTCCAGAACACCAGGACCCCGGCCACCGACTGGACCTCCCCGGTCCTCGGCGCCAGCGGCGGTTACAAGGCCGGGCTCTGCGGTGCCTCCTGCACGTACAACCCCACCGAGGCGAAGAAGCTGGTCAAGGAGGGCGGCGGCATCCCCGGCGGCCAGCTGAAGCTCTCGTACAACGCGGACACCGGCTCGCACAAGGAGTGGATCGACGCCATCTGCAACAACATCAACAACACCCTCGGCAACGACAAGGCGTGTGTCGGCAACCCGATCGGTACCTTCGCCGACTTCCGCAACCAGATCACGGCGAAGAAGATGACGGGCCCGTTCCGGGCCGGCTGGCAGATGGACTACCCGCTGATCCAGAACTTCCTGCAGCCGCTGTACTACACCAACGCCTCGTCCAACGACGGCCACTGGACCAACAAGTCGTTCGACAACCTCGTCAACCAGGCCAACGCGGAGACCGACAAGGCGACAGCCGTCAAGAAGTTCCAGGACGCCGAAGGTGTGGTCCGGGACAACATGGCGGCCATCCCGCTCTGGTACCAGAACGGCAGCGCCGGCTACTCCGACCGCGTCTCGAACGTCGCGCTGAACCCGTTCAGCGTGCCGGTCTACAACGAGATCAAGGTCCACTGA